A region of the Massilia sp. erpn genome:
GTTTGATCTACCGCAAACAATGTCCACCCTGGTGCCTGACACCAGGGTGGGACATTGTTTGATTTTTCTCAAACTGTTCGGGTGCGGCGGGGGAGGCGCAGGGTGACTTGGTGTTCGCGGCCATCGTCGTGCAGGGGGATTTGCGGGCCGCTTTGCGGGATGCCATCGATTGCCAGGCTGGCCTCTTCGCCGCGCTGCACGGTGATGGCGTAGACACTGGCGCCGTGGCGATAGCGCAGGGCAAAGCCGTCCCAATCGTCGGGGATCAGCGGGGCCAGCGTCAGGCTGTCGGCCTGGCGCGTTAGGCCGAGCAGGGATTCGACGATCAGGCGGTACATCCAGCCGGAGGAGCCGGTGTACCAGCTCCAGCCGCCGCGTCCCACATGGGGCGCCACCGCATACACGTCGGCCGTCACCACATAGGGTTCGACCTTGTAGACGGCGCAGCTCTCGGCGTCGGCGCCGTGGCTGACCGGGTTGATCATGCGCATCAGCTCCCAGGCTTTGTCCAACTCGCCCATGCGCGCGAAGGCCATCACGGTCCAGATGGCGGCGTGGGTGTATTGCCCGCCGTTTTCGCGCACGCCCGGCACATAGCCGCGGATATAGCCGGGGTTCAGGTCGGCCTTGTCGAACGGCGGATCGAGCAGCTGGATCAGGCCATAGTCGCGCCGCACCAGACGCGCGTCGACCTGGCGCATGGCGCCCTCCACACGTTCGCGGCTGGCCGCGCCGGACAGCATGCCCCAGCTCTGCGAGATCGAGTCGATCTGGCATTCCTCGTTTTCGCGCGAACCGAGCGGGGTGCCGTCGTCGAAATAGGCGCGGCGATACCATTCGCCGTCCCAGGCATGCTGTTCGACATTGGCGGCCAGGCGCTGCGCCTGTTCGTGGCATTCGCCGGCGAAGGCCTGGTCGCCGCGCTGCTGCGCCACCTCGGCGAAGCGCTGCAGCACTTCGTACAGGAAGAAGGCCAGCCACACGCTCTCGCCCTTGCCCTCCTCGCCCACCTTGTCCATGCCGTCGTTCCAGTCGCAGGAACCGATCAGGGGCAGGCCGTGGGCGCCGAAGCGCAGGCCGTTGCGGATGGCGCGCTGGCAGTGCTCATACAGGTTGCCGCTCTGGCCGGAACGGCCCGGCATATCGTAGTAGGAGTCCTCGTCGGGATTGACGGGACGCCCTTCCAGATAAGGCGCGCTTTCATCCAGCACACTCAGGTCCCCGGTGCTGACGACATAGCGCGCCGCCGCCAGCGGCAGCCACAGATAATCGTCCGAGCAGTGGGTGCGCACGCCGCGGTCGGAGGGCGGGTGCCACCAGTGCTGCACATCGCCTTCCACGAACTGGTGGGCGGCGCACAGCAGCAGGTGTTCGCGCAGCAGCTGCGGCTGGGTATGCACCATGGCCATCGCGTCCTGCAGCTGGTCGCGGAAGCCGAAGGCGCCGCCGGACTGGTAGTAGCCGCTGCGGGCCCACATGCGGCAGGCAATGGTCTGGTACATCAGCCAGCCGTTGGCGATCACGTCCAGCGCCGGATCGGGCGTCTGCACCTGCACCGCGCCCAGCACCTCGTCCCAGTGCGCCTGCACGGCGGCCAGTGCGGCATGCGCCGCCGCTGCACCGCCATGCTTCTGCACCATGGTGCTGGCGTCGGCGTTGCGGCGTCCGCCCAGGCCCAGCACGAAGACGATCTCGGTCTCTTCGCCCGGCATCAGTTCGAACGGGGCGTGGATGGCGGCGCAGGCGTCGAGCGCGCTGCCGGTCTTGCCCGAGAGGCGCACGCGGCGCAGCGCCGCCGGCTGCGCCAGGCTGCCGTTGCGGCCGATGAATTCGGCGCGGTCGGCAGTGTGCGAACGCGCGCCGGCATCGGTGTGGAAGAAGGCGACGCGACCCTGGAACTCGGTGTTGTAGGCATTCTTGGCGAACAGGGCACCACTGACCGGATCGGCCTCGGTGACGATGTGCATGCCGGAGCGCGAACGCATGTCGCCCAGCACCCATTCCACATAGCCGGTGACGGACAGGCGGCGCGGGATGGGCGAATCGTTGCGCACCTTGAGCAGGGTGTATTTGACGGGCGCGTCGAGGGCGACAAAGCTGGTCATGGCCGAGGTCACGCCCGCCTCCGTGTGTTCGAACACGCTGTAGCCGAAGCCGTGGCGGGTCAGGTAGTCGCCGCTGCCGCGCGCCGGCAAGGCGGTGGGCGACCAGAACTGGCCGCTCTCCTCGTCGCGCAGGTAGAAGGCTTCGCCGCTGGCGTCGCTGACCGGATCGTTATGCCAGGGCGTGAGGCGGAATTCGTGGGCGTTCTCGTGCCAGGTATAGGCTTGTCCGCTTTCCGAGACCACGCTGCCGAACTGCGGATTGGCCAGCACATTCGACCACGGCGCCGGTGTGCGCCGTCCCGGTCCGGTGACGATGGCGTATTCACGCCCGTCCGGCGTGAAGCCGCCGATGCCGTTGCCGAGCAGGAGGCCATGCGGCTGGCGCGTGTGCGGGCCGGCGTCGTCGTACTGGCCGCGGCTGTCGGCCACCAGGGGCGGCATGCGCAGCGGCGCCGGGCTGGCGCGCTTGATCTGCTCGGCCAGGGTGCCACGGCTGTCGACCAGGATGGCGCGCGCCACCGTCTGCAGCAGGATGCGGTCTTCGGCCGAAATCTGGTCGAAGGGGCGCACGAAGATGCCGCCCGGGCGGTCGATGGCCTGGGCGTCGATGCCGGAAGCGATCAGGCCGATGATCTGGTCGTGCAGGGCCTGGCGGTAGCCGGACAAGTCCTCGAACCAGATCACCAGGTCGACCACCAGGCCTTTCAGGCGCCAGTAGGCGTGCGCCTGCACCATCTGCCGCGCCAGTTCGATATTGGCCGGGTCTTTCATCTGCAGCAGCACGATGGGCAGGTCACCGGAAATGGCATAGGCCCACAGGCCGGACTGGCCGCGCTGGTTCCTGATCAGCACCGCCGCCTCCGCGCGCAGGGCCGGATTGGGGTAGATCACATGGTTGGCCAGGCGGCCGTACAGCTGGGCGTCGGCCTCACTGGCGTTGAGCTGGCGCAGCACCACCTGGCTGTGGGTCCAGGCCAGCTCGAACACGCGGTCGGCCATATGGCGGTCCTGGTATTTGTCGATCAGGTATTGGGCGCCGTCGCGGGTATCGGTCATGCCGGTGACGATATCGACAATCGCCGCCTGGTCCGGTTCCAGCACGATGCGGTAGCGGATCGCCACGATGGGGTCGAGCACCGAACCCTGACTGCCGGACAGTTCCTCCTCTTCCAGCATGGCGCGCGGCGCCTGCGCCGTGTTGCCGCGGCCGATGAAGCGGGCGCGGTCGGTTTCGTAGAACACGCCCAGCACCTGGGCATCGTGCACCGTCATCACATGCAGCAGATACGGCGTATGCTCGCCCTTGCCACGCGGACGGCGCGTGCACAGGATGGCGCTTTCGTCGGGCACGATCTCGGTCTGCACGAACAGCTTGCTGAAGGCCGGGTGGGCGGCATCGGCGGCGGCCGGCGCCATCACCACTTCAGCAAAGCTGGTCACTTCGATGGTACGGCGGCGGTTCGACTGATTGGTGATGCGGGTGCGGCGCATTTCGATATCGTCTTCCGGCGACACCACCATTTCCGTGTACAGCTCGATCTCGCGGTCGGTGCGGCGGAACTCGGCGCGCCCCTCGGAGAAGATCACTTCGAAGCGGCGCGGCTCGGCCAGCGTGGGCTGGTAGGTGGTGGACCAGAAGGCGCCGTCGTCCAGATCGCGCACATAGCAGAACTGGCCCCAGTTGTCGCGCGTGCTGTCTTCGCGCCAGCGCGTCACCGACAGCTCGCGCCAGCGGCTGTAGCTGCCGCCGGCATTCGTCACCATCACGTGATAGCGGCCGTTGGACAGCAGCTGGGTTTCCGGCACCGTGGTATTGGGCTGGGTCAGGATGCGCATCGGCATGGCCTGCTCCGGCGCCGTGGCGCGAATGGCCGCCTGCTCGGCGCTGTTGGAATGGAAGGCGCCGGCCTGCGGGCTGCGCTCCTGCAGCACCAGCAGGGTCGATTGCAGCAGCGGGTCGGATTCGAAGCGGCGCTGCATGGGGCGGTCGTGCAGCAGATAGCTCAAGGCCAGCAAGCCCATGCCCTGGTGGTGCACCATATACGATTTGATGACGGCGTGGTTCTGGCCGCGCGGCAGGCGCGCCGGCGTGTAGTCGATGGCCTCGTAGAAGCCATAGCGGCCCATGAAGCCCAGGCCCGCCATCTTCTGCAGGTTCTGGCAGGAGGCGTCGGCATCGACCATCAGGCCCAGCATGCAGGCATACGGCGCCACCACCACATCGTCGCCCAGGCCGCGCTTCAGGCCCAGGCCCGGCACGCCGAAGGCGCGGTACTGGTAGTTCAGCGCGGCGTCGGTGGTGTTGTAGCCGGACTCGGAAATCCCCCAGGGCACGCTGCGCTGCTTGCCGTATTCGATCTGAGCCGCGATCACCGACTGGTAGGTCTGGTCCAGCAGGGTGCTGGGATAGGTCGGCATCACCAGCAGCGGCATCAGGTACTCGAACATGGAGCCGCTCCAGGACAGCAGCACCGGCTGGCCGTGTACGATGCACAGCTGGCGTCCCAGCGCGAACCAGTGCTCCTGCGGCAACTGGCCCTGGGCCACGGCGACGAAGCTGGCCAGGCGCACTTCGGAGGCCAGCAGATCGTAATAGCTGGCGTCCAGGCGGCGCTCGCTCAGGTTGTAGCCGATGGCCAGCAGATTGGTGGTCGGGTTATACAGGAAACCGAATTCGGGATGCTCGAACTGCTGCGCCAACTGGCGCAGCGCAGCGATCTGCTGCAAGCGTGCGCGCGCCGCCTGCGCGCCCTGGCGCACCGGATCGTCCGCCGCAGCGCTGGCCAGACTGCCTTCGGCTGGCAGGACTGCGCCGCCATCCATGGCGGCCAGTTCGCGCAAGGTGGGCACGCGCGTAAACGTATCCGCCACGGCCTCGCCTTGCGCCGGCGGACCGCTGGCGGCGCCGATCCACGGCGCCAGCACGCCCAGCTCCGCGCTGACGGCGCGCAGCTGCTGCAGCAGGGCCGCCGCCCACATGGCGGCGTTGGCATCGCTCAGGGCGGCGTCGCCCTGCATGGCTTCGGCCGTGCGCAGCAGCGCAGACAGCCAATCGCGCCACTCCTGCAGCGTGGCCGGATACCAGGGCTGCTCGGGCGAGGCCAGGGCACGTAAGGCATCCCAGCCCTGGGGCCGGGCATGGCCCGCCGCCGCCAGCGCTTCTTCCAGCACCAGCCAGGTGGTGGCCACACCGTCGGCCAGGCGCGGGCCGAGGATGGGCTGGTCCTGCAAGGCGTCCAGGCCCGGCTGCAGCACCAGCAGGTGGCCGGCCAGATTGCCGCTGTCCACCGTCGAAATATAGATGGGCAGCAGCGGCTGCATCGACACCGTGTCGTACCAGTTGTAGAAGTGGCCCTGGTGGCGTTCCAGCTTCTCCATGCTGCGCAGGGTGTGCTCCGTACGCGCCAGCAGCTGGCCGCCGCTGATGTAGCCGAAATCGTGGGCGCTCAGGTTGGCCAGCAGGGACAGGCCCATATTCGTCGGCGAGGTGCGGTGGGCCACGGTTTGCGTGGGGCGCTCCTGCATATTATCGGGCGGCAGCCAGTTGTCCTCGGGGCCGACGAAGGTGTCGAACCAGGCCCAGGTCTTGCGCGCCAGCAGATGCAGGAAGCGCGTCTGCTCTTCCGTGAGCTGGGTCTGTTCGCGGAGGATGGGGCGGCTGATCCACCACGCCACCACGGGCGCGGCAAACCAGGCGAAGAGGAAGATCAGCGCGGCGCTCAGCGCGCGTGGATGCCAGAACGCCAGCGCCGCGCCGGCGGCCATGGCCAGCAGCGGCGAAATCCACATGCGGCGCCAGCTGCTGCCCAGGTCCGCGCCGGAACGCAGCAGGGCCGAGGCGCGCCACTCCAGCAGGTGCTTGCGCGAGATGAGCAGGCGCCAGCCGGTGCGCACGATGGCGTCCAGGCTGATATAGGCTTCATAGGGCAGGAACACCAGCGTCAGCAGGCCATGCGCGAACTGCAGGCCGCTGCGCCGCAGCGAGGCGCGCAGGTGCTGCTCCCACAGCGTGTCGGCCGGCTTGTTGCCCAGATCGTAGAGGGCGCTCACCAGTGGCGGCAGGAAGATAATGGCCAGCACGGCGGCGGTCCAGAACCAGGGATGGTGCAGGGCGCTGAAAGCCAGCAGCAGTGCGGCCATGAGCACCGGCGCCACCAGGCTGCGACGCAGATTGTCGAACAGCTTCCAGCGCGACAGGGCCGACAGCGGATTGCGCTCGCGCCGGCCGCCGCGCAGCGGCACCGGCCCGGCCAGCCAGGACAGCAGTTGCCAGTCGCCGCGCACCCAGCGCTGGCGCCGGCTGACGTCGTCGTGGTAGCGCGCCGGATACTGCTCGTACAGCTGGGCGTCGCTGACCAGGCCGGCGCGCAGATAGCAGCCTTCCAGCAGGTCGTGGCTGAGGATGCGGTTGTCGGGCAGGCGCTCGCCCAGCACCTCCTCGAACACATCGACATCGTAGATGCCCTTGCCGATAAAGGAGCCTTCGAAGAACACGTCCTGGTACACGTCGGACACGGTGCGCGTGTAGGGATCGATGCCCGGCTCGCCGCCGCACAGGCGTTCGTACAGAGAGGCTTGTTCGCTGGGCAGGCTGACCGCCACGCGCGGCTGCAGGATGCCGTAGCCTTCCACCACGCGCCGCGTGTGCTGCTCGATGCGCGGCTGGTTCAGCGGATGGCGCATGGTAGCGATGAACTGGCGCGCTGCGTCGCGCGGCAGTTGGGTGTCGGTGTCGAGCGTGATGATGTATTTGAAGCTGTCCAGGTCTTCGGTCTCGCCCTCCACCAGCGCGAACTTGTCGCGCGCGCCGCCGCGCAGGAAGCGGTTCAGGTCGGACAGCTTGCCGCGCTTGCGCTCCTGCCCCATCCACACGCCCTCGGCGCGGTTCCACAGGCGCGGCCGGTGCAGCAGCAGGAAGGGGCGCATGGCCTGGCCGTTGCCCGCCACCGCCAGCGGTTCCGGCACGCCGTTCGGCGCTTCCGGCGGTGCGGGCGGTGGCGCATATTTTTCGTTCAGGCTGCGGATATGGGATTGCGCCTGTTCCAGCAAGCCCGCATCGTCCGGCATCACCTCCTCGCGCGCGTCGGCGAAATCGGTCAGCAGGCAGTAGCGCAGGTTCGGATCGCGGTTGGCGAGGAAGCGCACTTCCAGCTGCTCGCACAGCTCGGCCACATTGTCCTTGCTGAAGAGCAGGGTCGGCACCACCACCATGGTGCGCGCATCCGACGGCACGCCTTCCTTGAAGTCCATGCGCGGCAAGGGATGGGGGCGGGTCAGCAGGGTCGCGGCCCAGTTCACCAGCGCCAGCGCCAGCTGGCTGCTGCCCATCAGGCCCAGCGCCGCCACCAGCGCCAACTGCCAGGGTTCGGCGCCGTCGCGCAGGGCGCGACCCAGCATCAGGGCCGTGACCAGCAGCGAAATGGCGGCGATCGCGCCCAGATAGGTCGCCAGCGGCGCGGCGCGCGCGGCTTTCTGCAGCGCGGCCCAGGAAGGCAGGCGCATCTCGGCCCGCTTTTCCAGCAGCGGCAGGCCGCGGCCGATCAGGTAGAAACCGATATGCGACAGGCGCGCTTCGCTGCCATTACCCTCATGCAGGCGCGCCAGTTCCAGCGCCTGCTGCGCCACTTCCACTTCCGTCAGCGGCGAGCGGCGCGCCACTTTCTCGACCACGTGGCGGTACTGGTCGCGCGTGGCGAAATCCATGGCGCCATACACATTCGCAGGATCCTGGCGCAGCACCTGCTCCACCGCACTCATGGTCTCGACAAACTCCTGCCAGTCCATGGTGCCGAGGAAGCGCAGGCTGCCGATGCTGTTGGCGATCGAGACCTGGTCGGCAGCCTGCTGCTGGATCTCGATCTGGATCTGCTGCTCGATGGTTTGCTCGCTCTCGGCCAGCTTGTAGGTGATCCAGTTCAGCGCCAGCGTCAGGGCCGGGCTCTGGCCCTGCAGGCGGCGCGTCAGCTCGGCCACGAAGGCGCTGGTAATGGGTGGATTGGAGCGCGCCATATCGGCCACCAGTAAAATCAGGCCGCTGGAATTCTTGTCGGCCACCTCCACCATCTGGTCGGCCCAGGTATTGGCTAGATCGCGCTGCACGCGGTTCTCGGCCACGCGCGCCGCCACGCGGCGCAGGTTCTCGATCAGGGCCAGGCGCAGCATGATGGGAATGGCCCACAGCTCGCCCAGCTTGAGCGGCGCTTCCTCCTGGTAGGCATCGACAAAGCGGCACAGGCTTTCCGGGTCGACGCGGCCGTCGCCGTGGGCGATGATTTCCAGCGCGATCTGGTAGGCGCGCGGCGTGCCTTGCGGCGCGCCCTTGGCCAGGCGTGGCAACTCCTTGCTGTAGTGCTTGGGCAAATGGCGGCGCGCGGTGCGGATCTGCTCTTCGATCAGGTAGAAATTATCCAGCAGCCATTCGGAGGCGGGCGTGATCTGGCGCCCGCTCTTCACCGCCGCCGTCAGCTCCTCGCAGGTGATGGTGATGACGGCACTGTTTTCGGCCAGGCGCGAGAGCAGCCGGTCGCGTCCGCCTTGCTGGCTCAGCTCATGGCTGCGCGCCAGGAAGCGGCCGTGGTGCGCCATCTGCTGCGCGCTGTACAGTTCGGCGCGCAGCGGCGAATCGTCATCCCGGTCCGCGCTATGCAACTGGCCCGGCACAGACTCCCGGAACCCGGCCTGCATGCCGGGCACGAATTTGGTGAAATCGATCAAAACGGCCTCGCTTCCTTGAGCCGATGCTGCGTCCCCTTGGGGGGACTAGCAGTATGGGTCAGCCCATCTTAAGCAGGCGCACGCCAGACGACAGTGCGCTAGCGTACACATGCGCGGAAGCAAAGGTTTGATCCAGATCAGCAAATGTCCCACCCTGGTGCCTGACACCAGGGTGGGACATTTGCTGATGCAGATCAAACGGCGGGGGCAAAAAAACGGCGGCCGAGGCCGCCGTAAAGGACAGAACAGATAGGCGCTCAGGCAGCCAGCGCCAGGATGGGGGCGGCGGCGGACATGGCCATGCCGCCCGCCAGGTGCCAGCATTGGCTGTGGCCGAGGCGGCGCAGGCAGTGCACGGCCTTGGCGCTGCGGTTGCCGCTGCGGCAGAAGAAGACCAGGGGCTGGCTGGGGTTGTGCTGCCAGGCTTCGATCTGCTGCGCCAGGCGGCTGAGCGGGATGTTGAGCGCGGCGCGGCCGCCGGGGCCGCCGGCGCTGGCGGCGTGTTCATACGCTTCGCGCACATCGACCAGCAGCACATTGGGATTGCTTTGCAGGAAGGCGGCCAGGCCGGCGGCGTCCAGGTTGACATCGTCGGCGGCAGTCTGGCCAGCCCGCGCTTCGGCGCGCAGGCTGGTACAGAAGGCACTCTGGGCTTCGCTGGCGGGACAGATCAGGCTGTCGGCGCCCAGCAGTTCGGTCAGCGGCGCCAGCGCAGCCTGGCCGGTGAAGGCGTGGCGCACGGCGGCCGGCGTCAGCGTGGTCTGCGCCGCGTCGGCGCGGCCCAGCAGGTAGATGGTGGCGTCGGCCACGCGGCAGGGCAGCAGCAGGCGCGCGCCCAGGCGCACCGGCGCGGCGGCGACGGCGGCATCGGTGCGCAGGCTGGCGCCCAGGGTGTAGCCGCCGCTGTGCAGCAGCGCGTCAATGCGCGCCTGCAGTTCCGGCTGGGCATCGATCACGGCGGCAGTGCGGCTGGCGGCGTCGAGCACCAGCCAGCTGTGGCGGCCGGCATAGCTCAGCTGCACCACGCCATCGGCTGCCGGCGGGACTTTGGCGTCGGGCAGCAGGCCAGCGCTGCGCAGCGCGGCGCCGCAGCGTTCGATGCGGGCGCAGGCATCGTCGATGGTGGCGCTGTCGATGGTGGCGCCGAAGGACATGCGGATGGCGCTGCTGCTGCGCCAGTCGGGCAGGCCCATGGCTTGCAGCACATAGCTGGGCGCGGCCTTGGCGGCGGAGCAGGCGCTGCCCGAGCTGACGCGCACGGCGGCGGCGTCGAAGACATCGAGCAGTTCGCGCGAGGCCAGGCCCGGCACGGAAAAGTTCAAGGTGGTCGGCAGCGTATGCTCAAAAGCGGCGTTGAAGACGATGCCGGGCAGGGCGCGGCGCAGGCTGACCGCCAGGCGTTCGCGGAAGCCGCTCAGCTCGGCATGGCTGCGGAAGGTCTTGCCCTCTTCCAGCGCATGCAGCACGGCGCCCAGCGCGGCGATGCCGGCCATATTCTCGGTGCCGGAGCGCAGCCCGGTTTCCTGGCCGCCGCCCATGATCAGCGGCGTGAACGGCGCCTCGGCGCGCACATAAAGCATGCCGATGCCCTTGGGCGCGAACAGCTTGTGGCCGGAGAACGGCGCGTAATCGATGCGCGTCGCCTGCAGGTTCAGCGCCAGCTTGCCCAGGCCTTGCACGCAGTCCACCATCCACAGCGCGCTGCTGTCGGCCAGCGCGGCGCCGATGCCGTCCAGATCGGAAATCACGCCGGTTTCATTATTGGCCGCCATGGTGCAGACCAGGGCCGCTTCCGGCGCCAGCGCGCGCAGCGCATCGAGGTCGTGGCGGCCGCTGGCGTCGACCGGCAGCGCGTAC
Encoded here:
- a CDS encoding aminotransferase class V-fold PLP-dependent enzyme, which gives rise to MSTEIYLDGNATTAVLPAAIDAALHAMGEGFGNPSSSHGAGLKAKALMDDARACARRLLGVGEGRLIFNSGATEGIQTAVLSALCAIRDRRAAGQRVGSLLVYGATEHKAVPEALAHWNHLLGLDLLLYALPVDASGRHDLDALRALAPEAALVCTMAANNETGVISDLDGIGAALADSSALWMVDCVQGLGKLALNLQATRIDYAPFSGHKLFAPKGIGMLYVRAEAPFTPLIMGGGQETGLRSGTENMAGIAALGAVLHALEEGKTFRSHAELSGFRERLAVSLRRALPGIVFNAAFEHTLPTTLNFSVPGLASRELLDVFDAAAVRVSSGSACSAAKAAPSYVLQAMGLPDWRSSSAIRMSFGATIDSATIDDACARIERCGAALRSAGLLPDAKVPPAADGVVQLSYAGRHSWLVLDAASRTAAVIDAQPELQARIDALLHSGGYTLGASLRTDAAVAAAPVRLGARLLLPCRVADATIYLLGRADAAQTTLTPAAVRHAFTGQAALAPLTELLGADSLICPASEAQSAFCTSLRAEARAGQTAADDVNLDAAGLAAFLQSNPNVLLVDVREAYEHAASAGGPGGRAALNIPLSRLAQQIEAWQHNPSQPLVFFCRSGNRSAKAVHCLRRLGHSQCWHLAGGMAMSAAAPILALAA
- a CDS encoding GH36-type glycosyl hydrolase domain-containing protein, which codes for MIDFTKFVPGMQAGFRESVPGQLHSADRDDDSPLRAELYSAQQMAHHGRFLARSHELSQQGGRDRLLSRLAENSAVITITCEELTAAVKSGRQITPASEWLLDNFYLIEEQIRTARRHLPKHYSKELPRLAKGAPQGTPRAYQIALEIIAHGDGRVDPESLCRFVDAYQEEAPLKLGELWAIPIMLRLALIENLRRVAARVAENRVQRDLANTWADQMVEVADKNSSGLILLVADMARSNPPITSAFVAELTRRLQGQSPALTLALNWITYKLAESEQTIEQQIQIEIQQQAADQVSIANSIGSLRFLGTMDWQEFVETMSAVEQVLRQDPANVYGAMDFATRDQYRHVVEKVARRSPLTEVEVAQQALELARLHEGNGSEARLSHIGFYLIGRGLPLLEKRAEMRLPSWAALQKAARAAPLATYLGAIAAISLLVTALMLGRALRDGAEPWQLALVAALGLMGSSQLALALVNWAATLLTRPHPLPRMDFKEGVPSDARTMVVVPTLLFSKDNVAELCEQLEVRFLANRDPNLRYCLLTDFADAREEVMPDDAGLLEQAQSHIRSLNEKYAPPPAPPEAPNGVPEPLAVAGNGQAMRPFLLLHRPRLWNRAEGVWMGQERKRGKLSDLNRFLRGGARDKFALVEGETEDLDSFKYIITLDTDTQLPRDAARQFIATMRHPLNQPRIEQHTRRVVEGYGILQPRVAVSLPSEQASLYERLCGGEPGIDPYTRTVSDVYQDVFFEGSFIGKGIYDVDVFEEVLGERLPDNRILSHDLLEGCYLRAGLVSDAQLYEQYPARYHDDVSRRQRWVRGDWQLLSWLAGPVPLRGGRRERNPLSALSRWKLFDNLRRSLVAPVLMAALLLAFSALHHPWFWTAAVLAIIFLPPLVSALYDLGNKPADTLWEQHLRASLRRSGLQFAHGLLTLVFLPYEAYISLDAIVRTGWRLLISRKHLLEWRASALLRSGADLGSSWRRMWISPLLAMAAGAALAFWHPRALSAALIFLFAWFAAPVVAWWISRPILREQTQLTEEQTRFLHLLARKTWAWFDTFVGPEDNWLPPDNMQERPTQTVAHRTSPTNMGLSLLANLSAHDFGYISGGQLLARTEHTLRSMEKLERHQGHFYNWYDTVSMQPLLPIYISTVDSGNLAGHLLVLQPGLDALQDQPILGPRLADGVATTWLVLEEALAAAGHARPQGWDALRALASPEQPWYPATLQEWRDWLSALLRTAEAMQGDAALSDANAAMWAAALLQQLRAVSAELGVLAPWIGAASGPPAQGEAVADTFTRVPTLRELAAMDGGAVLPAEGSLASAAADDPVRQGAQAARARLQQIAALRQLAQQFEHPEFGFLYNPTTNLLAIGYNLSERRLDASYYDLLASEVRLASFVAVAQGQLPQEHWFALGRQLCIVHGQPVLLSWSGSMFEYLMPLLVMPTYPSTLLDQTYQSVIAAQIEYGKQRSVPWGISESGYNTTDAALNYQYRAFGVPGLGLKRGLGDDVVVAPYACMLGLMVDADASCQNLQKMAGLGFMGRYGFYEAIDYTPARLPRGQNHAVIKSYMVHHQGMGLLALSYLLHDRPMQRRFESDPLLQSTLLVLQERSPQAGAFHSNSAEQAAIRATAPEQAMPMRILTQPNTTVPETQLLSNGRYHVMVTNAGGSYSRWRELSVTRWREDSTRDNWGQFCYVRDLDDGAFWSTTYQPTLAEPRRFEVIFSEGRAEFRRTDREIELYTEMVVSPEDDIEMRRTRITNQSNRRRTIEVTSFAEVVMAPAAADAAHPAFSKLFVQTEIVPDESAILCTRRPRGKGEHTPYLLHVMTVHDAQVLGVFYETDRARFIGRGNTAQAPRAMLEEEELSGSQGSVLDPIVAIRYRIVLEPDQAAIVDIVTGMTDTRDGAQYLIDKYQDRHMADRVFELAWTHSQVVLRQLNASEADAQLYGRLANHVIYPNPALRAEAAVLIRNQRGQSGLWAYAISGDLPIVLLQMKDPANIELARQMVQAHAYWRLKGLVVDLVIWFEDLSGYRQALHDQIIGLIASGIDAQAIDRPGGIFVRPFDQISAEDRILLQTVARAILVDSRGTLAEQIKRASPAPLRMPPLVADSRGQYDDAGPHTRQPHGLLLGNGIGGFTPDGREYAIVTGPGRRTPAPWSNVLANPQFGSVVSESGQAYTWHENAHEFRLTPWHNDPVSDASGEAFYLRDEESGQFWSPTALPARGSGDYLTRHGFGYSVFEHTEAGVTSAMTSFVALDAPVKYTLLKVRNDSPIPRRLSVTGYVEWVLGDMRSRSGMHIVTEADPVSGALFAKNAYNTEFQGRVAFFHTDAGARSHTADRAEFIGRNGSLAQPAALRRVRLSGKTGSALDACAAIHAPFELMPGEETEIVFVLGLGGRRNADASTMVQKHGGAAAAHAALAAVQAHWDEVLGAVQVQTPDPALDVIANGWLMYQTIACRMWARSGYYQSGGAFGFRDQLQDAMAMVHTQPQLLREHLLLCAAHQFVEGDVQHWWHPPSDRGVRTHCSDDYLWLPLAAARYVVSTGDLSVLDESAPYLEGRPVNPDEDSYYDMPGRSGQSGNLYEHCQRAIRNGLRFGAHGLPLIGSCDWNDGMDKVGEEGKGESVWLAFFLYEVLQRFAEVAQQRGDQAFAGECHEQAQRLAANVEQHAWDGEWYRRAYFDDGTPLGSRENEECQIDSISQSWGMLSGAASRERVEGAMRQVDARLVRRDYGLIQLLDPPFDKADLNPGYIRGYVPGVRENGGQYTHAAIWTVMAFARMGELDKAWELMRMINPVSHGADAESCAVYKVEPYVVTADVYAVAPHVGRGGWSWYTGSSGWMYRLIVESLLGLTRQADSLTLAPLIPDDWDGFALRYRHGASVYAITVQRGEEASLAIDGIPQSGPQIPLHDDGREHQVTLRLPRRTRTV